The nucleotide sequence tttatcATAGATGTTTAAATTCATGACTATAAGGAtgtattttctatatttagacatttaaatgtggttagatttttttaataaaatatgagctacatgtttttcttttggttttccaGAAATGCTTACATATTGATCCAGACAAAAGGCCCTTCTGTGCTGAGCTCCTGCACCATGATTTCTTTTGTATGGATGGATTTGCTGAACGGTATAGTACTGGCTCATGTTTTCCAGGTCTCCCCGGCCTAGAGTTGAAATAAGTTCTCCATAATAGTAACAGACAGTATTTCTCTACCCAGCTGCTTTTATAGGATCTCATATATTTACCACCCTACCTCCATTCATCCTTAGCAGCCATGGAATTTGTGGGAGTGGTCTCCTGTATTCACTAACTTAGGGCTCTTGGTTTTCCGGCTTTTATTCCTGTCTTCCTGTGGTAACAGGTATCACTCAGGTCACTGATTTCTATGTTGCTACCAGTTGTATGATGCCATAATCTTGGGTGCTGATGCATTTGCAAAGGTACCATCTCCTGTTGTTGCCAAACTCATACCACACCCAGTCCCTGCTGACACTGCTGATGTGCTGGAGACCTTGGTGTGCCAAACCTGTGGGTGCCAGAGCTGTTGGCATGTTCTCTGGTGCTGTTTGAGCTACTGGCATCAGTATAGCTGAGAAAGCAAAAATATAGTGAGATGATTGgtaatgctttatatttttacaagTCTAGTTAATATCTAGCTTAGTAAAAGACATATGGGTTCTCATATTTGCTTCTAATTTCAGTAGTTGTGATATGTTGTGTAGtttgaaatatatgaagaaacCCTGACCTCATACAAATATGTTGTTGGGAACTGGAAGAATATTTTACTAGCTTTTTTAGATAATTGTGCGCATTCTTCTTTGATCCCATACCAAAAACTTTGATGCTATACTAAAACTTACAGTGGTAGTTCTTAAATGTTGGTTGTGGAATCTGAAACCACATCAATGAGCTTTTTTTACCCAGTTACATTAAAATCTCACACTTtgaatataggtcttttacccatGTATACTTTTGTAATAACATACAttagtcatttggaaaatattgttttGCTGTTATGCAGATCTTTAAAATGTTGACCTATTTCATtatgccacattaaaaaaaaccacattcaGAAAAGTCTCATCAGAAAAGTCTTTAAATATTGGGCATTTGCTCAGCTCAAAGGAGTGGATACAAATTTAACAGAATTCCAATTTTgcataaaattttgaattttattaacacaaatattaccagttgttttccttgaagtgacaAGCTCCTTcgttcactttttaaaagagaatatatgCTAAATACCCCCTCTGAATAACAATAGCTCTTCTGTCAGtctttctttcaagtaaaaatgttCCAAGAAAAGGTGGCTAGTTTAGTTTGTATCGCAAACAATCACACAGTGCTTTCCTTAAGATAACCATTGTGCTTCAGTTTGCAGCAGTTCTTTTTGCATATTCCCATATTGTCACACAGAATATAAAAAAGGCATATGTTCAAGGatttagatttaataaaattaatacttttttacTGCTTTATCAGGGACATCCTTAAatacaactctctctctctctctctctctctctctctctctctctctctctctctaactgaGAATGTGTGGCTATGAAGAATACAGCGACTGCTAGTGCAGTTCGGCGCCACTGTTGCTTTCACCAGCGCAAATGTTATCAGGATGAAAAGGAAGTCATCTTCCTCTTAAGAATAGCTTTGGCTTTTGAACCTCCTGAAAGGTTCTTAGTGATTCCCAGGGGTATACAAACTACCTTTTGAGAACTGCTAATGTAGGccataatttttctcattttaaataacGCAATCTAGTTTAatagtcaattttaaaaatagatatcttGAAAaccatttttcccccttgattTACCTGTCTCACACAATTTTAATTGTtgacaaatgtatttttatgtaggTTCTCTCAGGAACTACagttaaaaatacagaaagatgccagaaatatttctttatctaaaaaatcccaaaacagaaagaaggagaaggaaaaagatgattttttaggTGAGGAGAGAAATACTCTTGTGGTACAGGTAAGTGTCCATGTTTTGATgtctattaaatttaaatttattatgttgGATGGTGAAAAAAAGGaaggttaaaatattttctgatggggaataagtttatttttagcttctttataaaaatgtattttttctgtaGACGTTGCCTGTTTAAAAAATCTTAACATAACATGtagtgagtgcctactgtgtaccagACTGTGTAGGAAATCATACTCATTCAAGAACATTTAGACACACATGTGAGTATCCACATACCAATACATGGACACAAACACACATGAACACCATTTTCCCCCCTTAAataatagaagagaaaatattgccctagccggtttggcttggtgtatagagcgtcggcctgtggactgaagggtcccaggttcattccggtcaagggcacatggcctgggtgcagactcgatccccagtggggggcatgcaggaggcagccaatcaatgattctctctcatcattgatgtttctgtctctctccctcttccttcctctctgaaatcaataaaaatatttttaaaaaaagaagaagagaaaatatcattgttagaattttatataaagtagagcattttaaaattgaaatttggGTATTGAATTTATTTGAAGTTTACTTTCCCTGGTATGTTATCCAGAATTGGTTCTTGGTAAGGTAATTCAAATCCACCACCAACCACTCCTGTTTTCTCACATGAACCAAAAGAAAAGACTTTCAATTTTGTGTTTCCTGACTCTAAATATATAGGAACAAAAGTGGGCATGCCTTcgaacagaaggtcaaattacagcgggaaggttagggagaggtgggggagataagagatcaaccgaaggacttgtatgcaagcatataagcataaccaatggacacaaaactcggggggtgagggcatgtatgggagtggagtggggagagggcaatggtaagatatgtacacatataattccttaataaaaaaaagaaaaaaaagtggacATGCTTGATTTCTCTTCCACATTTCTCCccactgaaatatttataaactagatATATGTATCATGTAAATCTGAGGTGTACAGGACATGGCAAACATAGGTTTACAggtgtgagtatgtgaaacagagtttattcttgtattattatttattaattactgtattattttccatatgaacaactgtaaacctactttaccCCACCCTGTACACATCAGAGCTAGTGTAAATTGCATTTCTATTCAAAATAAATGTCTGACTGAGAATCTTGGGTTTAATTTTAATTCCATaggtagataaaaaaaaaaccagaggCACAAAAAGGTGATGTCTATGGAATTCTGGTTTAGTGGACAAGTACTTTATAGGTAGAGGTGATTTTTCATTATCCTCAGATCATTAatgttattaacatttttattattgctcAGGATTCCAATGCTGACCCCAAAATTAAGGATTCTAGAGTATTAAAGATAAAAGGGTCAAAAATTGATGGAGAGAAAGTTGAAAAAATCAGTCGAGCTTCAAATGTCAGCTGTCTCCATGACAACGGGACTAGCCACATCAAAACAGTGCCTTCAACAAGCCTTAGAGATTGCAGCAATGGCAGTGTGGACCACACAAGGAATCCAGGCATGGCTATTCCTCCACTTACACACAATCTTTCTGCAGTAGCTCCTGGTATTAATTCTGGAATGGGGACTATCCCAGGAGTTCAGAGTTACAGGTATGAATTAAGAAAATAAGGACAAAAGGTTGTTTAAGGATATATTTGCAAATTTGTAAGTGATTGTCATTTCAGCCCCATTGTGTTACTCTCAGGCTTCTGGATACTGTTCATTCTTGTCAGGTTGTTGTTTCAAAAGACTTTCTGGCCTATATAATGAAGATTATTAGCATTTGGTCAAAAAATTAACCTGAGTCCTAAGAAAGTAGGGCTGTATTGTTTAAGGTGAAGAGAATATACAGCTATTTATTCTAATAACATGGAAGGAGGTTGTCATAACAAAAGAAGTAATTGATTTTCAAGGTCTGTTTCTGCATTGTATGGCTACAGGCATTTAGGGATACAAAGAAGCTCCTTTGGGGAATTTTGCTTAAAGAAGGTAATTTGTTTGATGGGAGTTGGGGACTGGGTAGGAGGCATGAGTATAGGACAGAATGTTTTACCAGATCTGTGCGCACAGTGTATTTAAGAACAGGCATTAAATGCTGATTAAACTGCATGTCACTTGGTGCTATGTAATTTGGTTTTGTGCTTGAAAAATAATTACTGTTGGTTCTAACTTAATTTTTTTGTCCTTGTTGTTACAGAGTGGATGAGAAGTCCAAGAAGTATTGTATTCCATTTGTTAAACCAAATCAACAGACTCCATCAGGCATTTATAATATTAACATGACCAAACCAGTAAGTGATCTGTTTTCAGTGGTAGAAGAACAAGCTAAGTAATTTCTAgacttttattaatattaaatataatagtgAAGAACTGAGATTTTTATTTGAGGACAAATCATAAAATGGAAGCTTAATTATGCAGGTATCTTTCACATTTATGATTAAGCCTGCCATAATCATAAATGTGAAAGACTTAAAGTTTAAGTAAGTTTTAGAAAGTAATATCAATCTGGAACTTAAAATGtaagattttattaaaatgacatCTGTTTTAACTCTTTAGGCAACAGTAAATTTTCTTAACCTAATGCTTGGTGatcagtgttgttgttgttgttgttgttgttttagagtAGAGAAGATAAATGGTCTTATCTCCCCCACACTAGGATTTTGGTAAAAgtattctgtttcttcatttaacaaatatttattgattacctaTTATGTATAAAACACTGGAAATGAATGAGTCAATCTTTCTCTCCAAGGAACTCTTGGTTTAGTAGAGGATCAGCAAGTTAAAGCATAGATTGTAATAGAAGCATGTACAAGGTTCATATGTCTTCTGAAGCTTCAGAGGAGCATTTTTATGCTCAAGATAgcttctttttaaagttaaatcaTCATCACTCTTCCACTCAAAACCCTCCCTTGGCTTTTCATTTCTGAGTAAAGACCCGAGTTCTTGCAGAGTCTTTATGTCCCATTCGCAGCTACTCTCATTCTTGATCAAGCTATTCCAACCACACTGATTTCCTTGTTATTCCTGCAACATGGTCAGGCATGCTCCCACATTTAGGCTTTTGCACTtgcttcttcctctgctttggaACATTCTCCAGATAATCCAGAAAACTTGCCTTTTCTCTTCCTTGGCTTACATGAAACCTTATTATGAGGTCTTCCCTAAAATGATAAATCATTTTGTCTCCCATTACTTCCTATCCTCTCACCTTGCTTAATTTTTCCCCCAGTATATATATTTGACGTCCtctacattcttttatttatatattgtctgtctccctcactaAGATGTAAGCTTCCAAGGCAGGGATTTGTGCTTTGTTTCCTCACTGCTATCCCTCACACCCAGAACAGTGTCTAGCAAATTGAAACTGcttaagaaatgcaaatgaattcTGCCAGGGAAAGGGAGGTATGAACGTATTCCCCAGAAAAGTATTTTTCTCACAAATGTTCCTTCTCTACTTCTTTCATTATCCTCAGTGCTGAAAATTATAgcctttctttttcatctctcaTGATTTAGACAttatatttgcttgtttttaagtttttcttagGCTACAGTATCTGTACCCATTGTGCTTTCCTTTTGATATAGTCTCCCTTTTGATTTCTCTGTGgttattttgtgttttacattcCCACTCTGCTTTGAAGATTCTTTTGCTCAGCTAGGCTATTCCAAATAGTTGGCTCAATACCATTTTTCTGGAATTGATATCAGCCTTCTTTCAGGCATTGCATAACCATCACTGGCTAGTAATTTTAGATCTTATTTCTGTTTATCCTTCTTGGAACAGGCAATTAAAAAAGGAGGTAAAGATTAGTGGGGGGAAGATCCACTGGAAAATTAACGGAAGCAGAGCTAAGCCTAAACTTTCTTCAACTTCTTGGTTGAagatcaataataaatatattattataaacatCTCTTATGCATTTTACTTGCCACTGTTTGACTATGTAAATATGGTAGTTTggacttatttattcatttatttgtttgtttatttatttttgtatttgcagATAATTTTTTTGAACTAATTATTCTATTTTGTAGCTGACTTGAGCCAAGAGCCTTAGTACTTACTCTattaaaagaacaaacagaaacaTCCAAAAGAAAGAAACGCAAACTCTCACTTCAGGACTTTTGAAGACTTTGTGGGAGGCAGAGTGGCATAATTCacagaatattaaatttgagacATCAAGGAACCTTAATGGCTTAACACTGTCATTATAAGTGTTTATGTATATAGTtcattatacatacatacatatgtaaaacacatatatgatttcattatatatagttttttttaatgttttttttaagaaaatcacaCACTGTATATATTACCTGTTCTGAAAATGTAGAAAAGAATATAGACTTTCTGTCATTCTCAAATGATACAGAAAAATGCCAAATCCATAAAGGTGCAGAGTTGAAGTGCTCCTACTATTCTTCACTTTATTATTTCTCAGACTTTATCAACTATGAAGTAATAAtactaagatttggaaaataaTTGAAGTTGTAATTCAATACTTTTTTGGGGAATATGTTCATACCTCCCTTTCCCTGGAAgaattcatttgcatttcttgaGCAGTTTCAACTTGCTAGACACTGTTCTAGGTGTGAGTGAGAGCAGTGAGGAAACAAAGCACAGATCCCTGCCTTGCAAGCTTACATCTTTATTTAACAACTGTGTAACTAGGAGATAGTACGTGGTAACTCTGAGGAGCAGGACAAggacaaatgtttttaaaataggcaGCAAGATTATgttggaaaagcaaaaaaacaacctAGGACATGTGATATACATGGCAAGATAAACTGCTCAGAATTAAGCAACTATATGCTGAAAAGCTCAGCAAGTGTCCTAAGGCCTGAccttgctggcctgatgcccATCTGCTAACCTTTTACTGATGGCCCGGACTTACCTgaaggctgggagagggagaaggagaaactcATATCAACCAGTAATTTACTTGGTAgcaattttaatacatttactgAGGGAGAGGTTTGAAATAACTAGGTGaaattgttttttttgtgtgtgttactttcgtttttcaaatattgtattattCCAGATCTTCAAATCCATACATTTTAGGCTATGACTACAGTAGTTAGAAAAGGGGCAAGCCCGGTTTACCTGGAAGCTAATTCATTTGTGTTAATCATTCTGATGATATTAGATCACTAGTGAAAAGAGCCTCCTTCAGGcaaataagaaaagaagagaatacGCAAAGACAGATGTCCATTTGCCTGAATTAAACTATAATCATCTCCCTGAACTGAGAGCCTTGGAAGGCATAGGTATGTTTACAATGCTTTTACCTTGTCAGCCCTTTTGTTTGCATtgtttaaaatgtatgtgaaatgaACAGAATATCAAAAACTCATACATGTATGTTAAATGAACAGAATATCAAAAACTCGTagtaatttcacatttttatgtatgtaaatatgtataataAGTACTACATACAAAGGGACAGAAGGTGAAAAACTaacaaaaatgtctattttttccCACTGTGCTTATGGTTATTTTTGTGCAGCTCGAAATTCCAGGCTAAtgaggaaagagaacaaaaatcttTCAGAATCTCAAATTCCTTCTCTGGCTGCTATTGACTTGCATGCCTCCAGTGTTACACTGCACCAGGTACAGAAATTCTCTGTAGGTTGTGTGGAGCTCCCGTGTCTCTCATATTTCCTGTTCAAGTTCCTTAGGGAGAGCTTGCTCTTAAGGATTGGGAAGGTTTATTGGTGGGATCTATAAAATTTTGCTTGTTAAATTGTGTATTATGGTTCATTGAACTTAGTATCTCTATgacatattctatataataaaaccctaatatgcaaatcgacagaacagcggaatgactggtcactatgatgcacactgcccgccccccccccccccccagagggaggcgaccggcagtggtgatcagggggtggggcctgctggcgggtgccagcgggggagccccccaatcaccctgcccaccggtcaccccacacatggccctgatccctggccaggcctagggaccctaccctatatattgggaacaatctcttagatttaaaaattaaaacctggcaaggctactcaaACACTGAAAAAtcaggatgatgcagtgatgacatgcatggactctggcttgcacattttgtggtcctgattctgacacttataactgtgtgacaaagccaattacttaacttctctctgcttcagtttttccacccataagatggggaaaatggtactactgcctcagaaggatcatgttatgtactgctttttataatcagggcaaaaaaatgtagctgcccatacaacagcaagatgcctttcacctgtatgaaaaatatggtcactagtgcatgcagtgtcccagactgtgagagggaagtctgactgctggtttagatccgacaacccctgaggggtcccagattgcgagagggcacagttTACAGTAATCAAtgttttatgattaaaaatgtgtgtgtgtgtgtgtgtgtgtgtgtgtgtgtgtgtgtgtgtgtgtgtagcctaGTTATGGCTTTTATATAACTACAGGTTTTGTTGTAGGTTATAGTATTTCACTGCATTAGCCCCAAAATTATAATCTATCTTTCAAAGAGTAAAACTCTGaaactgtttttattcttttaaaatgtattgtctGACACTTTCCCCCAAGATGATTCACTTCATCCATGTTAAAGATTTGCTATTACTACAGTCATCTTTTTCTATAATTTCTCTTAGCTCTTAAGACTGTTTATGTTTCTGCTACTTTTATATCAACAACAGTCATATCGCTCATTTTCACATTGAGGAAACCGGCAAATTTTTAAATCTCCTGAGCCAACCAGAACTTGCTACAAACTTTGGATATGTATCATTGTACTTCACTTTTACTTTTTCAGATTTCTCACCTTTGCTTGATGCTTGGAAACTTTTGTTTTAGAGTGAAATTCTCCATTCTCATTTTTTAAgcatttccatttaatttaatAGAGAAACTCTATGTTGCTTCTTTATCTATGTGAATACTCTTTTCTCCTTAACTATGTTACTCCTTAAATAATTTTGTAGAGCTCTCTAAACAAGGGGAATAATATTGTTGAGGATAAGTTACAGAGGCGGTTACCCAGTGATACTGAGAAAAAGGGTTTATTGACTGCTGTTGCTTTGCCTTATCTCTTGCTGACAATTTCTGTAGCAACATTATCAAAACTAAACAAATTCCTGTTGTATGAAGATGAATCACTGTCACAGATTTAACATCTGATAACTATAGAGTCTCAATAAATTCCTTGTATACTTTTAAACTTAAGTTTAATGTGCATTTTAAAGGTGCAGAATTTTTCATTTGCTCTTTGAGAGTGCACTATGGTTCAAAAGCACTTTTCAGGGTTGACATAACCAAATCTTGTTTCAGTCAATGGAAGAAAaggtttttatttgttgttttgaactaatctttttttttaaaatatgtttttattgatttgagagagagaggaagggagaggggtagagagattgaaacattgatgagagagagaaacaccgatcggcTGTTTCCTTCCTACTTGGTTTGGGGCcttcaaccagggcatgtgccctgaccagaaatcgcaCTGGTTACCCCTTGGTTCAGgggttgatgctcatccactgagccatgccggctgggctgaacTAATCGTTTTATACATATAAACTGGTTCTGCATGTTTAGTCTCAAGTTACTTGCTTAATTTCCAGTTGTATTTAAACTACAATAAAGGAGAAAGTCGGTGTAACAAAAATCACAGATTAACACCAAAATAACATGAGCTTATGTACAGAAAAtctgaaggaaagagaaacaccatGAGACTGAAAGCAAAAGACTTTCTGGTAGGCGGTGTGACTTGCCCTGCACTCTTACTTTATTATTAAGAATACATTGAACTATGTTTCATTTCTGTACATAACACAAAACTTTTCACCTTTATAAAAGTCTATTTGTACCTTTTGGAAAAATCTGTAAGATAGATTTTTGTAAGTAAAGTGTTGCATAATcccctgcaccgcccccccccccccgacacacacttATACATGTTATGTACTTATGCACACAACTACATGTTTTTTCCTGTAAGCATGGTTTTAGCTTtatcccacaaattttgatatgctGTAATTACATTATCATTCAGTCCAAACGTTTTTTTATTTCCCATGTAATTTATTCTTTAACCCATGAATTACTTAAAAATGTTGGTTTAATGGTTAGATATTTGGAGTTTCCCTGGGTATTTTGTTATTATCGATTTATAATTTAATTCCATGTGGTTAGAGAATATACTTTGTATGAATTTAATCCTTTTAGATTCATTGAGATGTGTTTTATagcccagcatatggtctatatTGGTAAATTAAACTTGTTCCCTTGaaaataggtatatttttaaaaaaatatatgttattgattttttacagagaggaagggagagggatagagagctagaaacatcgatgagagagaacattgatcagctgcctcctgcacactccctactgggtatgtgcccgcaaccaagatacatgcccttgaccagaatcgaacctgggacccttgagtccgcaggccgacgctctatccactaagccaaaccggttagggcaaatatgtgtattttttagttGTTGGAtataatgttctataaatgtgaAATTAAACTAAGGTGGTTGATAGTATTGTTCAGATCTCCTATGTCCTtaactgtttttttgttgtttacttCTATCAGTTACTGAAAGAGTACTGTCAAAATCTTTTATGACGGTTGTGGAAttgtctatttttctcttttatctgtttatttttgctttgtgtattttaatctctttttaatTACATGCACACTTAAATTGTGTTGTCTTCCTGATACatgttccttttattattatgagatGTCTCTCTTTAACTCTCATAGTACTCTGGgccttgaagtctattttgtccgaGATTAAAGTAGACACTCCAGCCTACTTATACTTATGTTTCCACGGTatatctttttacttttcatttacttTCAACTATCTGGTTTTTATACAGTGTTCCTTTTGTCAACAGCATATAAGTAGGATCTTTCCTTTGTATCCATTCTGTCAATTCCAATTCTTTTAATTGGaatgtgtattagttttctattgccgATAAAAATTACTCCAACTAAAAACAAtatccatttattatttcacagtttccATGGGCCAGAAGCCCGGGCCAAGCTGCTTCTCTCCTTCAGAGTCTCACAGGCCGAAATCCAGATGTCAGCAGGGCTGCATTTCTTTCTGGAGGCTTTAGGGGAGAATCCGTTTCCAGGCTccttcaggttgttggcagaattcagttccatGTGGTGTGGGACCTGTTTCCTTGTCCCTGTTTCTTTCCTGGCTGATCCCCAGGGATTGTTCTCGACTTCTAGAGGCTACCCACATTCCTGGGAACCCTGGCTCAGTTCCACCATCTTCAAAGACAGCAACATTagctggattttttatttttattctttgaatcTCTCTTACCTCATCTTCTGCCTCATCTCTCTGACTCACTCTTCTGCTTTTAAGGATgatgtgattacattgggcccaccagGATAATCTCTCTACTTTAGGGTCAGCTGATTAATAACATCAATTTCATGTGCAAAGTCCCTTCACACAGAAACTAAATTAGTTTGGTTGACTAACCAGGGATAGGCATCTTAGGGGGATATCTTTAGAATTCTGGCTAGCACTGAAAATTTAGGCCATTaacatttaatgtgattattgataTGTTTGGGTCtagctctgttttctttttttcttatttgttcctctgttttccttttccagtcttctttcatatttaaatatctttagtGTTGACTTTTGGGGATatctctttgtattatttttttagccaTTGGTCTACGGGTtacagtatatatacagtatatatatgtgtgtgtgtatatataattttcacaGTCTACTTATAGCAAACATTAGGCCACTTATAAATGTAAAAACCTTGCAAATATATTTCCCTTCCCACCAGCCTGAActttttttgaaagaattttatttatttattctcacccaaggacatacttgaagagaggaagggagagaaagaaacattgatgtgagagagaaacatcacttggttgccttcCATGCGCGATctacctgggaattgaacccacaatctaggtagataagtgccctgaccaggaattgaaccggcaacctttcggtgcacaggatgacactcaaatcaactgagccactATGGCTGGGCCACCAACCTGAACTTTATGTTAGAgttaatcatatatattttacttagatACATTGAAAACTCCACTACACTGTCATACATTTTGCTTTAAGcagtcataaatattttaaacaatttatgaGAAAAAAGTAGTCTATATTTTCCTAGCTACTGACCATTtctgttttttctgttttcttaaagattacagttttattttctggtATTTTCCTTCCACAGGAAAAACTTACTTCTTGCAATTCTTGCAGAGTAGGTCGGATGGTGATAAACTCTTAGTTTTCCTTCATTTGAGAAtgactttattttgcttttgttcctGAAGTATATTTTTGTTGGATATAAAATTTGAGTTGGTaggttgtttaaaatttttttctctctcaggactATAAGGATGTTATTCCTCTTTTCTGATTTCTGTGATTTCTTGGGGGAAATGCTCAGGTATTTGA is from Eptesicus fuscus isolate TK198812 chromosome 2, DD_ASM_mEF_20220401, whole genome shotgun sequence and encodes:
- the CDKL2 gene encoding cyclin-dependent kinase-like 2 isoform X2, giving the protein MEKYENLGLVGEGSYGMVMKCRNKDTGRIVAIKKFLESDDDKMVKKIAMREIKLLKQLRHENLVNLLEVCKKKKRWYLVFEFVDHTILDDLELFPNGLDYQLVQKYLFQIINGIGFCHSHNIIHRDIKPENILVSQSGVVKLCDFGFARTLAAPGEVYTDYVATRWYRAPELLVGDVKYGKAVDIWAIGCLVTEMLMGEPLFPGDSDIDQLYHIMTCLGNLIPRHQELFYKNPAFAGVRLPEIKEMEPLERRYPKLPEVVIDLAKKCLHIDPDKRPFCAELLHHDFFCMDGFAERFSQELQLKIQKDARNISLSKKSQNRKKEKEKDDFLGEERNTLVVQDSNADPKIKDSRVLKIKGSKIDGEKVEKISRASNVSCLHDNGTSHIKTVPSTSLRDCSNGSVDHTRNPGMAIPPLTHNLSAVAPGINSGMGTIPGVQSYRVDEKSKKYCIPFVKPNQQTPSGIYNINMTKPITSEKSLLQANKKRREYAKTDVHLPELNYNHLPELRALEGIARNSRLMRKENKNLSESQIPSLAAIDLHASSVTLHQFPWARSPGQAASLLQSLTGRNPDVSRAAFLSGGFRGESVSRLLQVPGSPLPEDSEADLPWMEHQH